The following coding sequences lie in one Rutidosis leptorrhynchoides isolate AG116_Rl617_1_P2 chromosome 4, CSIRO_AGI_Rlap_v1, whole genome shotgun sequence genomic window:
- the LOC139840366 gene encoding protein CHUP1, chloroplastic-like, protein MGRGKKDIQPVVLKIGLALVFSISGMIFTFIKNKSIKPPQSSDTSNQGSSRRGAKSENQASHRTPNTCLFDPLATGKDESPNSMLDLSLSPKTDENLYLLPEFGDLVKEFDITAMKVNLDRRISEPESESPAKGNECEIKEKHEQEIKNLTNMVKILKERETNLEIQLLAYYGLQEQETTVKELQNRLKLNNMEAKLLSLKVESLKNDNKRLEAQLTGYNKVVADLEAAQGKIKDLKKKLRLETAQNKERSLDLQQRVQKMQEYEHKSEVGIESEIRSSLRKLLDMETEADELRKLNHSLQVEKSKLTQRLEHVQNLATSVSRDESMVKLKEERECLRQQNEDLTRVIDQLQADRCSDVEELVYLRWINACLRYELRNQQPDPGKTTARDLSKTLSPRSEQKAKQLILEYANKQSLPELDDDQWSGPQSSSNLTDSSEPDESLTDYSSHHHHHHQPHHSNHKFFGKLMKFLRGKDGHNRNSSVEQTESVEDVNSCSESSFGNLVLSSKHSFDSQKLIYRLSDVGVHRRIDSIAEDGNIDKRSELVKYAEVLKDSSPKPTAKDRRRSMSLS, encoded by the exons ATGGGAAGAGGTAAAAAAGACATACAACCAGTGGTTCTGAAAATTGGGCTTGCTTTAGTGTTTTCAATTAGTGGAATGatttttacatttatcaaaaaCAAAAGTATCAAGCCACCTCAATCTTCAG ACACCAGTAATCAAGGAAGTTCAAGAAGGGGTGCGAAGAGTGAGAATCAAGCATCTCATAGAACACCAAATACTTGCTTATTTGATCCTTTGGCTACTGGTAAAGAT GAGTCGCCTAATTCCATGCTAGATCTTTCTCTTTCTCCTAAGACAGATGAAAATTTATATCTTCTACCTGAATTTGGCGACCTAGTGAAAGAATTCGATATTACTGCCATGAAAGTGAATCTAGACCGTCGAATATCAGAACCGGAATCCGAGTCGCCGGCAAAAGGAAATGAATGTGAGATAAAAGAAAAACATGAGCAAGAAATCAAGAATCTAACAAACATGGTCAAAATTCTTAAAGAAAGAGAAACAAATCTTGAGATACAGTTACTCGCATACTATGGTCTTCAAGAACAAGAAACTACTGTGAAAGAGCTTCAAAATCGTCTTAAATTGAACAACATGGAGGCTAAGCTTCTTAGTTTAAAAGTGGAGTCTTTAAAGAATGATAACAAGAGATTAGAAGCACAATTGacgggttataataaagttgtagcGGATCTTGAAGCTGCACAGGGCAAAATTAAAGATCTTAAGAAGAAACTAAGATTAGAAACTGCACAGAACAAAGAACGGAGTTTGGATCTTCAACAACGAGTTCAAAAGATGCAAGAATATGAACATAAAAGTGAAGTAGGTATTGAGTCAGAGATTCGATCAAGTCTTCGTAAATTGTTGGACATGGAAACCGAAGCTGATGAATTGAGAAAGTTGAACCATAGTTTGCAAgtagaaaagtcaaagttgactcaaAGGTTGGAGCATGTTCAAAACCTTGCCACATCAGTTTCAAGAGATGAATCA ATGGTAAAGCTTAAAGAAGAAAGGGAGTGTTTGAGGCAACAAAACGAAGATTTAACCAGGGTTATCGACCAACTTCAAGCTGACAGATGTAGTGACGTTGAAGAACTTGTATATCTTAGATGGATTAACGCTTGCTTAAGGTACGAACTTAGAAACCAACAACCAGATCCTGGTAAAACAACTGCTCGAG ACCTCAGTAAAACACTAAGCCCGAGATCAGAACAAAAAGCTAAACAACTAATCCTCGAATACGCCAACAAACAAAGCTTACCCGAACTCGATGATGATCAATGGTCAGGTCCTCAATCCTCTTCTAACCTCACAGATTCTAGCGAACCCGATGAATCCTTGACAGATTattcatcacatcatcatcatcatcatcaacctcatcaTAGCAATCATAAGTTTTTCGGTAAACTAATGAAGTTTTTAAGAGGAAAAGATGGTCATAACAGAAACTCGTCTGTTGAACAAACGGAATCAGTAGAAGATGTCAATTCGTGTAGCGAGTCATCTTTTGGGAATTTAGTGTTGTCGTCGAAACATTCGTTTGATTCTCAAAAGTTGATATATAGGCTTAGTGACGTTGGAGTGCACCGAAGGATTGATTCGATTGCAGAAGATGGTAATATTGACAAAAGATCGGAGCTTGTGAAATATGCAGAAGTGTTGAAAGACTCGAGTCCGAAGCCAACTGCCAAAGATCGACGAAGATCAATGTCGTTAAGTTAG